In Scatophagus argus isolate fScaArg1 chromosome 7, fScaArg1.pri, whole genome shotgun sequence, a genomic segment contains:
- the spire2 gene encoding protein spire homolog 2: MARSTTRTAEDGDSRVTAPTDRGETRDLAEPRELSLEEVLKSYEQPINEEQAWAVCYQCCSGLRVPRPPTARVSRVKDPSSILLHRDGTVSLQHEPRHNDDGDEPRLPRAAERQLVQSLGVAIYRALDWGLDDSEERELSPQLERLIERMAGGDQGGEAARNGTTDEGYSGQEEEEEELEEEQLQEGVIKPVCTFRQVMALCATRLANPTLAPEHYQAVCRALFVETLELQTFLIKIRDAKEMLKRITTEEAVEDKSTSELDALKHRDWARLWVQLMKELRQGVKLKKVQEQPFNPLPTEFSLTPFEMLMQDIRARKFQLRKVMVGGDIPTRVKRNAHELILDFIRSRPPLKPVSERSLPPPPPQQQSLHDQVLAEIKQERKLRPVVPPASRPFGSLPCLAQTCPCNVKSTSCIDLSMAEPGPRPSSRPRILLKAPTLAEMEEMNIFEEEESPENGELRRAESSPTPLKRDRSFSEHDLAMLRGEMLPSLSESAQLDGVVRLRGERPRSRTLTGTRPPPIYRASFPAQGRVPPSPASLSLSSVDETTEGSETMSGCTAGDEHQWMEEFSHPVESLALTVDEVINVRRVLVKAEMEKFLQSKELYNNLRKGKVCCCCRVKFPLFSWPSTCLLCKRSVCNSCSAKMKIPSKKMAHIPVYTVGFHSTPKSHGQKSQVYKSLRSLSRRSVEEDFPHLYAHGCTLRDVCAECTKFIADVISSSRRSLDILNNTPKREAKAASAAAAAAAQRPQLQRQSHLETCPQPDPRRHLPPYLLSQCHAQLPQSLQQHRLHASSSSPSPLLQTKTINSVNQ; the protein is encoded by the exons ATGGCCAGATCCACCACCAGAACCGCCGAGGACGGGGACTCACGGGTAACCGCCCCCACGGACCGCGGAGAGACGCGGGACCTGGCCGAGCCCCGGGAACTGTCTCTGGAAGAGGTGCTGAAGTCCTACGAGCAGCCCATCAACGAGGAGCAGGCATGGGCGGTGTGCTACCAGTGCTGCAGCGGGCTGAGAGTGCCCCGCCCGCCGACAGCCAGAGTCAGCCGGGTGAAGGACCCGTCCTCCATTCTCCTGCACAGGGACGGAACCGTGTCGTTACAGCACGAGCCAAGACACAACG ATGACGGTGACGAGCCTCGTCTTCCACGCGCTGCAGAGCGTCAG CTGGTCCAGTCGCTGGGTGTGGCCATCTACCGAGCTCTGGACTGGGGGCTGGACGACAGCGAGGAGCGGGAGCTCAGCCCGCAGCTGGAGCGCCTCATCGAGCGCATGGCAGGGGGGGACCAGGGCGGAGAAGCTGCCAGGAACGGTACAACAGATGAAGGGTACAGTGgccaggaagaggaggaagaggagttggaggaggagcagctgcaggaggggGTGATAAAGCCGGTGTGTACATTCCGTCAGGTGATGGCGCTGTGTGCGACTCGGCTGGCCAACCCTACCTTAGCTCCAGAGCACTACCAAGCTGTCTGCAGGGCTCTTTTTGTGGAGACTCTGGAGCTGCAGACCTTCCTCATCAAGATCAGAGATGCTAAAGAG atgCTGAAGAGGATCACAACAGAGGAGGCTGTGGAAGACAAGTCTACATCCGAGCTGgatgcactgaaacacagagactGG GCACGTCTGTGGGTGCAGCTGATGAAGGAGCTCAGGCAGGGAGTGAAGCTGAAGAAGGTGCAGGAGCAGCCGTTCAACCCGCTGCCCACCGAGTTCAGCCTCACACCTTTTGAGATGCTGATGCAGGACATACGAGCTCGCAAGTTCCAGCTGCGTAAAGTCATG GTGGGGGGTGACATCCCTACCAGAGTGAAGAGGAATGCCCATGAATTGATACTGGATTTCATCAGATCGAGACCTCCACTTAAACCA GTTTCAGAGCGCAGCCTCCCCCCTCCGCCCCCGCAGCAGCAGTCCCTCCATGACCAGGTCCTGGCTGAGATCAAGCAGGAGAGAAAGCTCAGGCCTGTGGTCCCGCCTGCCTCCAGAC CATTTGGCTCCCTGCCCTGCCTGGCTCAGACTTGTCCTTGTAATGTCAAATCTACTTCGTGTATTGACCTGTCCATGGCGGAGCCCGGGCCCAGACCGTCGTCCCGCCCTCGCATCCTGCTCAAGGCTCCGACCCTGGCTGAGATGGAAGAGATGAACATATTTGAG gaggaggagtccCCGGAAAATGGGGAgctgaggagagcagagagctcCCCAACACCTCTCAAAAGAGATCGCTCCTTCTCAGAGCACGATCTGGCCATGCTCCGTGGTGAGATGCTTCCTTCGCTCTCCGAGTCAGCCCAGCTGGACGGGGTGGTCAGGCTGAGGGGAGAGAGGCCTCGGTCCAGGACACTGACTGGCACCAGGCCGCCTCCCATTTACAGAG CTTCCTTCCCAGCTCAAGGCAGGGTGCCGCCCTCTCCGGCCAGCCTGTCTCTCAGTTCAGTTGACGAGACCACAGAGGGGTCAGAGACAATGTCTGGCTGCACAGCTGGAGATGAGCACCAGTGGATG GAGGAGTTCAGCCACCCTGTGGAGAGTCTCGCCTTAACGGTGGATGAGGTCATCAATGTGCGACGAGTGCTGGTcaaagcagagatggagaagtTTCTTCAGAGCAAAGAGCTCTACAACAACCTGAGGAAAGGCAAG gtttgctgctgctgcagagtgaaaTTCCCTCTCTTCTCATGGCCGTCTACCTGCTTATTGTGTAAAAG ATCTGTCTGTAACTCCTGCAGCGCAAAG ATGAAGATCCCCTCAAAGAAGATGGCCCATATTCCTGTGTACACTGTGGGCTTCCACAGTACTCCAAAGAGCCATGGACAAAAAAGCCAAGTCTATAA GTCCCTGCGCAGCTTGTCCCGCCGCTCAGTGGAGGAGGACTTCCCCCACCTGTATGCTCACGGCTGCACGCTGCGCGACGTCTGCGCTGAATGCACCAAATTCATTGCTGATGTCATTTCCTCTAGCCGCCGAAGCCTGGACATCCTCAACAACACTCCCAAGAGAGAGGCCaaagctgcttctgctgctgctgctgctgctgctcagagaCCACAGCTGCAACGTCAATCCCACCTTGAGACTTGTCCTCAACCAGACCCTCGGCGTCACCTTCCACCATACctgctgtcacagtgtcacGCCCAGCTCCCTCAGTCCCTACAACAGCACAGGCTTCACGCGTCATCATCGTCTCCTTCGCCGCTGCTCCAAACCAAGACCATCAACAGTGTGAACCAATGa